One region of Triticum aestivum cultivar Chinese Spring chromosome 6B, IWGSC CS RefSeq v2.1, whole genome shotgun sequence genomic DNA includes:
- the LOC123137624 gene encoding rho GTPase-activating protein 5, whose amino-acid sequence MVPSRIRFARQIPIPCCSDTEEEEEEEEEEGEEEEEEPYEGEEEVPVASPLILPAARGGVSVVDMVAAALRRSLLLCSSVRAEEGAGTAAAGMQIGQPTEVRHVSHVTFDRFVGFLGLPADLEPEVPRPAPSASVSVFGVSPTSMQCSFDKRGNSVPTILLTMQRKLYLLGGLQAEGIFRINADNRQEQHVREQLDRGVVPDGVDLHCLAGLIKAWFRELPSGVLDSLTPEQVMHCNTEEECSRVASIVPPVEAALLDWAINLMADVVEHENYNKMNARNVAMVFAPNMTQMADPLTALIHAVQVMNFLKTLILKTVKEREEAAAATREFTSSSGSPSDRDAPQALNHMENPLNCSSQENVERPMISGATLDHFLFSVEQALHQDAQASIGEPKKYDTGTAHDKYNDKFSPVDSDFSSSQDDSSSGNKFSNDNVEGLFDRFKFRKGVGRLCRHPVFQLSRSMKKSDEAGQACA is encoded by the exons ATGGTGCCGTCCCGGATCCGCTTCGCCCGCCAAATCCCCATCCCCTGCTGCTCTgacaccgaggaggaggaggaggaggaggaggaggaaggggaagaggaggaggaggagccataCGAGGGGGAGGAAGAGGTGCCGGTCGCGTCGCCGCTGATACtgccggcggcgaggggaggggtttCCGTGGTGGATATGGTGGCGGCGGCGCTGCGGAGGTCGCTGCTGCTGTGCAGCAGCGTGCGCGCCGAGGAAGGCGCCGGCACCGCGGCTGCGGGGATGCAGATAGGGCAGCCCACGGAGGTGCGCCACGTCTCGCACGTCACCTTCGACCGCTTCGTCGGCTTCCTCGGCCTCCCGGCCGACCTCGAGCCCGAGGTGCCGCGCCCCGCGCCCAGCGCCAG TGTAAGTGTATTTGGAGTTTCACCAACGTCCATGCAATGCTCGTTTGATAAAAGAGGAAACAGTGTACCAACAATACTATTGACCATGCAAAGGAAGCTCTATTTACTTGGGGGCCTTCAG gctgaaggGATCTTCAGAATAAATGCTGACAATAGACAGGAACAGCATGTCAGGGAGCAACTAGATAGAGGTGTTGTTCCAGACGGAGTTGACTTGCATTGTCTTGCAGGCCTTATAAAG GCATGGTTCCGAGAACTTCCAAGTGGAGTATTAGACTCGTTGACTCCAGAACAAGTGATGCATTGCAACACTGAAGAAGAGTGTTCTCGTGTTGCGAGTATTGTTCCTCCAGTGGAAGCAGCATTACTGGATTGGGCCATTAATCTGATGGCAGATGTtgtggagcatgaaaactacaacAAGATGAATGCTCGCAACGTTGCTATGGTTTTCGCGCCAAACATGACCCAG ATGGCCGATCCCTTAACTGCTTTGATACATGCAGTTCAAGTGATGAATTTTTTGAAGACATTGATCCTGAAGACTGTCAAAGAAAGGGAGGAGGCAGCTGCCGCAACAAGGGAATTCACGTCCAGCTCTGGTTCCCCGAGTGACAGAGATGCACCTCAGGCATTAAATCATATGGAGAACCCCTTAAATTGTTCGAGTCAGGAAAATGTCGAACGCCCCATGATTAGTGGGGCTACTCTTGACCACTTTCTCTTCAGCGTAGAACAAGCGCTTCACCAAGACGCGCAAGCCAGTATCGGAGAACCCAAGAAGTATGACACCGGTACAGCCCATGACAAATACAATGACAAATTTTCTCCTGTGGACAGTGATTTTAGTAGTAGCCAAGATGACAGCAGTTCTGGAAATAAATTCAGTAATGACAATGTGGAAGGTTTGTTTGACAGATTCAAATTTAGGAAAGGGGTAGGCAGACTCTGCAGGCATCCAGTGTTTCAGTTGAGTAGGTCCATGAAGAAGTCCGATGAAGCAGGACAAGCTTGTGCATGA